CTATCATCAACCAAAGCGAAATGGAATTCTTTACACGGCCAATCAGATTCCTTCGTTTCTCGCCATGCTACATTCCGACAGTCCAATCAGCGGTCAGAATCAAAAGGGCGGAACGTTTAACGAACAACGAGTGAATCAGTTGATACTTTTTGTAATTTTAAATTGGGATtggcaaatatttttaatttaattgaggAAAGAGGTTGAAATATATGATTATCAATTACAATTAGGGATTTTTAATTTACCGATCTAtaatatcatttaattaaagTAAGCATTTGATAATCAATTacattattcaaatgaatgaaTATCTTATTAAATGATTGAGATATGcgcatttaatttatttacctATATTTACCTAATTTATTAACGACTAGCTATTAAGATTCTctttactataatataaatatttcatatataaaGCTGTCAATGTATTTTGGTTCTTTTGCTTTTACAATTCAGGaagtaattaaatttttgttgcaataattatttgttaataattatttgaaaaatcttttATCAAGATTCTTTTCAATTGAGCGTGTATTACTTTAATCAgctatatataaattaaaattatacattGCATTAAAAAATAACTCATATTTATTATCGCATAATATGAACCTACATACAACAATATACACACATCTTTTTcgtgaattaatttttataaaatcatgGGAACAGTCGCTATGAATTTACCACGTTAAAATATCTATCAGAAACTGGTTTCTGTGGTTCGAGCTAACATGAAAAATTTGTACTTTTCAATCAGTCGCGAGCCAGATGTTTTAGCGAAAACAACGTGTCGCGTGAAAAATGTCTACGAATTGTCGCAAGAATAACGAAGGTTTGAAGCATGAAGCAACGTAAATATCTTTTGCTTTTTGTTCTATTGACCTGAAAGCGGAGAAAGGATACTTTCCCCGTTTCCGATACTTGAAGGCGTGCAATAAAAATCAATCGACACGTGTCTCTTGGAAATTTCAGATAAGAAGGTACCATTTAGTCCTGCGCGTCGCTCAAATCCTTTTTAGAGCTTGTAGCTATTCAAAACGATGCATATATTTGGATCATTGTTTACTTTAGCCAGATAAAGAAAGCATACAATTACAGTGGCCCAGAAAAGTGTTCGTGCACCTTTTAAGACATAAtagcttttttaaaactggaccgaGTGACTTACATgtttttagacgatagagggactagtgtaCTAGATAATGACCAAAatgttctttttaaattttactattatttggaatgacaaaaaaaaaaaatagaaatctctcgttttttaacttttttatctgagcctataacgaaaatttgaaacatgtctttcgtagatgcatgttaaaaattttacgagttacaacaaattaaagatgacaAAAATCACAGTTTTGTCACggttttgaccaaaaactgtaagaagtcTGGAGTTTtcaaaatctttcaacgcctgtagctcgactctcggttaactgatttcgataaaattttcagcacgcatataagttaccttGTAAcgaaattttcgttacaaggtcatataaaaaagttaaaagacgagagtgtttaatttttttcttccattacaaataatagcaaaatttaggaaagacattttggtcattgtctagtatactagtctctctatcatctaaaaaaaaaattcaatccatttggtccagtttcaaaaaagttattgcgttttaaaaagtgtacgaacacttttgtgtggACAACTGTATGTATCAAAAAACAAAATGGTAGAATTAATCATACTACTTGTTTTACGCTTCTCAGCAATGTAATCGggttttttattaatattattttatttatattatcagaTTAGATTTTAAATGATCACCACGTCCATGGCGGCACGAATGGAatcaaatttatataaatacgaTACATATTATAAATTGCTACTGTTAAATTGTACTTAaatattgtaatttttattatactcgagaatctttgaaattattaaaaaaacagTAAAACGGATCTTTCTCTCCAGATAAGAATGCGCAGCACATGGCCTGCAGAACTTGAAAACCCAATGGAAATCCTTCGGCGTGTTCGACAGGCACGccatatttcgttttaaatttatTACTTCAAGGGTGACCGTAATTAGCAAAGAGATGCACGTGTTCGAGGCAGTAGAATGCTTCCGAAAAACTCGGACCGTTTCTATTCAATAAAACAAATTTTGGGGAACCGGTGCCATCTGCTTTTTATTGCTGGTGTCGGGCCAAAGGTGCGCGGCACGTGGTGGTCCTTCGGGACTCGCGTCGGTATTTATGTTGACACCTTCAATTTTCAATGTTTACATAGAGTGACTCAAAATGTCATTATATGCTTTACATAAACATAAACAATATCGAATGTATGCAAACAAAACTTAATAACATTTCTTTGTAgcttgtaataaaataaaatgtacaaGGTCCTAACAATTCGCCAAGACAAAAGAGTATTCGTATAGCTTTACTTTTGTTGATAAACATCAGGGATGCGACGAAACCAAAACATTTTCAACTGAAGGAAATTTTGTAACGGAAGATTCGATACAGTTTCCTCGGATTAGTAAAAGCCAGATTCGAGTGCATCTGAGATTGCGTCGGAAGTCCAGGAACGAATTGGAAATCAAGAACAATTCAAAGGGTATTGCATCGGGCAGGATATAAAAGCAGAATTACGAGGAGGGAACCATTCATCAATGAAGCGAATAAGAaaaagagagtggaatttgcAAAGCAACATATAAATGTTGATTTTGGAATAATGTTATATTCTCAGATGAATCAAAATCGAACATTTGAAAGAAATGTTTTTGAGAAAAAGAATGGTATAATATACAGCAGAAAGGACATCCTACAAAGTACTAACTGTAACAttaacataattaatattaagaattaagtactgtacgaatacttttgtctTGGCGAATATTACAAGCTACAAAGCAATTAAAAGTGTAATTCTTGAATTATCCCGCTGTCGGAAAGTAAGTTGACatgtattaaattttattttttgacTAGAATATTGGGTTTGTAGTTTTGCATGTTTTTATATCTAAAAAAGTTTAAATgatatattttatgtatatattttatattatataataggcAATTTCTTATAAAATGCCGAGAATTTGAGAGTTGAGTGCAACTTTGACAAAAATTGCTATGGACTTCAGCATTTCAAGAGAAGATGTGGGAAAtatatttcagaaaataaatattactggAAAACCAGAAAATTTAACTAGAacgggaagaagaagaagaaagacaaCCGTTCATCAAGATAGACAAATAGTTCGAGAAGTGAAAAAAAAATCCATTTCTTAGTGGCAGAGAATcaaaagaaaatttatgtttGCCCATTAGAATTATATCACGAAAAAGATCATATCTTTCGAAAGTCGATACTGCAAAGCATTTAAGATTTGCTCAGATATATTCTAAAAAGTCAATTTCGTTCTGGAAAATAGAGTTATTTGAAATGATGAATCGAAATTTGAAATGAAGTCAAGCAATAGAAGACAATATGTATGGAGGAAAGTAGGAGATGCGTTTAAACCAACTCTTGTGATTCCAACCGTCAAACATGGAGGTTGCTCCATTATGATTTGGAGCTGTTTTAATAACGATCGAATTGGAAATTTAGCAATAATTGAAGGGAAACTGACCGACTCCAAATGTGTTGAATTATTACAGGAGAATTTGTTTTCTTCAATGTATAAATTTGAAAGAAATAGGTCGTTCGTCTTTCAGCAAGACAACGACTCAACGCATACCTCAAGGGATGCAAAAGAATATAAATTTGCCCAACAATTTGTCCAACAATATAAATTTGCTTTTATGGGCACTTCAAAGCTCCGATCTGAATTCGATCGAGCATTTGTGGGTGGAATTAGATCGTCGAATAAGAAAGATACATAAAAtcaaaatttatagaaacattgaAGAAAAAAATGGAACGAATTAAGCTCCACAACgctgaaaaaattaattagaacTATGTCAAGTCGCCTTTTAGAAGTAATAAGAGCCAAAAGATATCATACTTCATACCAAAAAAATACAATAATGTAAGATGTGCATTAAATTATAATGTCAGCATACTTTCCGTACCCagttatattaaacattttgcTTTTTTACACAATTTTATATCTATATATGAATTAGTTTGCATTTCGTGTACTTTCTTCTTTTTGTTAAACTTCAATAAACACATCTACACAATAAATAAGCTCTTACACTTATTATATCATTAACTTTATTTTTGATCGTCCATAATAGAACCTTACATGTCAACATAAATATCGACGCGAGTGCAGATCGGTTCCAATAGAATTAGCTACCCTGCAGCATCGATCATAAATACGTTAACCGAAATTAGGATTCTCTGGTATAGTAACTATCCCTTCGACCTTTCAGCGTTAAGAGGGCACGAATCCAGAAACGAGAAATTAAAAATCAGTGTAATATTCTAGAATATAGAAAAAAATCCTTGCTATACGCATGTGTAGAACATTGCGCACTAGGGTGGACTttcgattttataattttcttcgCGGCACTCCCCagaataatttcaattaataaaagaataatCTGTGCAAAAAATTTGAGCTCGATCGGATAACAGAAAAACGCGATCCGAACCCTTCAACgttgaaataattaattacatACTCATTCCTTACTGTTTTAATATCTTCTAAATTTTAgttatataaaagaatatatcAAATAAATCTTCTAGATCTTGACAAGCAGGGCCTTCTGTGTATTGTTACTTTAGTCCGTACATCTTCAATTTTTGTGATTCTCCCATTAATTTAATTACTACGTATTATCTAGGTTCTCGCAATTGATTTATTCATTCTAAACCTTGAATAAAACTTGTATTTTTGAACGACGATGAAGAATAGGTTAGTAAACTGACTGAGATCCGTAAAAAATGTTCTATAGGTGTGTCCGGAATAAATTGTTCaatctttttaaaaaatttcaaaaatttcataaGTTGAATCAGTTTGTAAGTCGTTTTATATTTGTGTTTGATGAGAGTGATTTTGGATTTAAAGTATCATGCAATTAAAAGAATTGTACTTCTAATAGTTCGTAATGAAAATCTTCTAGCCTCCAATTCTCCAGTCATAAAGAAATAATCAaaatacattataattattataattggcAAAAGAGAGAaagttttaataattaataaatcagAATATATTCGAAAAGATCGATTTTATAagcattttattaattattttaatgtttaaggAATTGGAGGAACGATTTTCTCTTATCTGACCAAGTTCAAATTTTCCACAGATTACACTGCCCAACAAGACTTTTGATCTGTATTAACTAATGGCCGATCCCTTCAAAGTTAGTCATCCAAAAGACGAATTCGAAAGTAGAATTGCTctatcaccctcagttttcgaaaaactttaatttttgtcgaataatcttattttgtataaaaagagGCCTTACGTAAAAACTAAGAATATTAGAAAGTTCGGACTTATCTTAAATGATAGAGGAGAGACTCCCgaatatatagtatactagtaTACTCGTTTATACTAGTCTTTAATTGAGGACCTTTCTGGAAAGGTAAATCGTTTTCGGAATATCGTTTCTAACTAACTGCCAAATGTTTAAGAATGTTTCCGTAAAACTTTATGTCAATATTCCAACAATTGAGATAACTGCAGTGTTCTTCGTTTACTTGGTCTCTGTTGCGTAGCTCGGCAACCGTTCACACACCCGGTTTTTGTTTCAGTAAATTCGCGCATtaagatattttattaaattatcaatAAGTAATTTCTGAGTTAAGAAGCAATGGAAAAAAAACGCTTGCAAAAGGGAATATATTCAAAATACACAGTCATACtgccaaataaaatatagaGCAAGTGGAAGCATTATTTGCTTCACATCATATTCTGGTACATCTACAACGTTCGATTTATGGAAAAATCGGTGCGCGGTGTACAACAGtttaaaaacatttaattttattctgtGAATTTTTCACGAATAAAGGAAGCGAAAGAAAAAGATGTTTGCGatttatacaaatatttcgATAATGAAAGCTGTCAATGGTTAGAGAACATGTTTAAAGAAAGTAATGAGCCATaataaaagattaaatattcaaAGTGGTAAAACTTgttaaaagtaatattttttatttttctcaaaCACCTCAAGTAGTATAAAGTATATGATTTTTTTGAAATATGTAGTCTAAATATATTTCTTGTATACATACGTTGCATATTTCTAGcaaattcattatttaattactCCTTTTTCCTCGATTTATAGAACATAGAACTGTTAAAATATAttagtttattttcaaaatGGTATTAATGTGCGTTACAAATTTATACTGAACACTTTAAGGGGTCAATAAATTTCATTATGAGCCACTTAGTTAACAATTCAAGCATAGTTATGCATATATTGGCAAAACTAAAACGAAAACTTCTCTTCGTCTGGCACGACTTTACTACACAATATCTAATTGTGTGGATATTTTTGAAAAGGAAACCGTCTAGTAACCGCGTTATAGTGACATCCGGTTCAGATAAATCGAGAAAATATCAACAGCGACGTGTGCACGATGTTTTTCCGCCACACGGTCGGTGCGCTCGCTTGCCTCTTTTCGGGAGCGAAACTTACAGTACTGTCCCATGGGGCCCCAATTTTTGTATGTATGGTGTTTCACTTTTTCATAGATTTTTTCATGAAGCACCTATCCCATTATCACACTGTTGCTGCTTTTGAACAATTTCAATGTTTAATGGACGAATCCGAATTTATTGTCTATACAATAAAGTTCTTAAAAGGCGATAACTATCATGCGtgattttttacaatttttctacAGGAAAAGTGTAATAAGTGCATTTTAGGGCATATAAAGCATTTTTTCATCATTACAGTTATTATTAGGtttaacaaattttaatatCAAATATCTGAATAGCATTGaatacgaattttatattaatagataattattaaaaataatcatAGTTATTGTTCATGAATTATCGAAGTTTTAATTATTCCCAAATATGACAATATTTGGAGCTTattaaatggatttgaaggtaacgcaaAGTCTATTTAGGCTTCATTCAATAGTATTTATTCATTAAATTTATTGTTGGATACTTCTGAATATTCCACTTCtgcgaaaaattaaaaaaatcatATACAATTGTTACCATCTTTCAACAGCTTTGGCAAAACATCGTGCACGCGTTGCTGATTAATATTTTCCCGATTTGTCAGAACCGAACGTCGTTTTAAGGTAGCTATTAGACTGTTTCCTCTTGAAAAATGCGCACACAATCCGATGCTGTGTATTAAATTCGTGCTATAGACTAAGAACTTTtcataaaattatgaaaatatagGGTAAAAAATGCTACTCTTTTTGAACTTCGATGGATATTAACAAACacttgaaataaaataaattaaaaacttATGTATATTTGGGATGCTCTTCTTTATCGTTTAAGATGAGTTCGAATTTTCTAATGTTCTTACTTTTTACGTAATGCCTATTTTTACCCAAAATGGGaccattttacaaaaattaatgtttttcgaaaactgagggtgatacAATGATTACTTACTGTATTTTACTTTTGGTAAAACAAGGACAAtattaaaatgagaaaaaacaaataattaaagaagtataaaatgatataacCTAATATAAATTCTTTATTCCTTTTTTAGTACATTTAGCATTCTTTTATAACTTCTTTTTAGCCTGATAAGTCTTCAGTATAGCTACGGTCTTCTCAACTTTGGTCATTAGTAACTCGTTCTGCTCCAATATACAAGAGCTCTGGGTTATCAATCTTCAACAACGTTCCAGTGATCTTTCCAGTCAGATTGGGACTCATATTAATATTCGGTCACCTTTTAAAACATAATAACTTTCCTAAAAGTGGACGAAATTACTTGTACTTTTTTAGATGTTAAAGAGACTAATTTAGTAGACAATaaacacattttttttaaaatagtaattGATTCGAATAGAAAAAAGTAAGGAACTCGGGTTTAACTTTTTTGTCTGAGCTTATAATGGAAACTGTAAACAATGCATTTTAGAGATCCCTGTAACTTACAagtatgctgaaaatttcatcgtatCGGTTAACGTTGCTAcgagttataaataattaaagactATTCCACGACTTTTGATCAAAAACTTTAAGAAAGCACTTGTAGCTTGATTATgcatcaaccgatttcgataaaattttcattatgcATGCAAGTTCCGGAGATCTACGAGAatcgatagcaaaattaaaacgaAAGAATTTTAGTTATTGTATATCTCCCAAAAGGTGtctgaatattaatgcgagtcaatGTACATATGAATTAACGGGAAGAGACATACTCCTAACATTTGTGTCTGCTCTTGTGCTGGAACAGTTGCCAGCGTCGTGGCAGTAAAAGGTGGTAATCTACTCGGTTTTGAATATCAACAGCTTATTGAACAGGAATAGGAGCAGAGATTGCCATTATTTGATGTGTATTACACATATCCGAAGTGCATTTGTAATTTGATGGTCAGTTAAGAACTGTAACTCCCATTGTTGCTGGACTAGCCAGGAGATGACTTCGCATATTTGCACCAACCACCGTTTGTTGACCTACAACGAAAAATAATTAGCAGATATTCTTGTCCGTGACTTACAAATAGCAGAAATATTGTTCATTAAAACTTTCTTACCTGTAATAGATCTAGCAGACAAGACTGCCCAgatcttcaaaagctgtacaAACTCTTATAATTTCCCatcatatttaattattactttCTGACTAATAATGTTCCCACATTTTTCAAACCTTGCTTAAAATATGACTCTTTAAGCAGAGCAAATTTTGCTACAATTTTTTTCGTCTCATCTTCTGAACGTGCTTCGTCAAGATAATTGGAATATTCTCATGAGTCCCAATCTAAaaaaatattcatatattatataaccgTATAACTTCTTGTttgaaatttatataaaatttctaCAAACCTTAACTTACACAAACCCCATGCGCTCCTTTGCAATTTTAATGGTAATGGTACTTATCCGATGAATAGGTTCTAGGAGATCTATCCCTGTAACTCTTCTTTCTAACTTCTTCCATAGATCGATAAGATGATCTAGGAGAATGATCTCTGTACCCTTTGTAACGATAATAAGATTTATAACAAGTCTCCACATTGTTACTAACAGTCTTTGGTTTCTGATATATCTTTTCATCGCTCTTATAATAGCAATCATCTTTAGACTTATAATAACTTTGGGCTGACCATACAGCTGCGTTGGTTTGTCTTTCCTTTAGTCTCTGAAAATATATAGAAATGAATCAAACATTTTTACAAAGAGAAAATTAAACATACATGTTAAAACCACTTACTTTACTTGGAGGTGTCGGTGGTATTGGATGAATGTATCTTGGTTtttcattatttaaataaaaagtaaTTTTTATTGGTCGTAGATTTGTTGCGATGACTGTATATTTGCTACATAACATGTTTAAAGATTTGTAATATATacacataaatataataattaatactaataataatactaataattaataCTGTGGTATTAATTAGAAGGAACTGCATTTGTAATCATATATTCTACAAATAGGTAATCTATTTATGTGATATAGACAGGAATTGTATAGTAGTATGTAGGGATGGGAATGAGAATGCATgacaaaaatatgtatatataattgtaaatgAAGTCCCttatttatgtttataataCTATACCTTCCAATCATACGGGAGGTATCAATAACATTTTTTATAGGACAAGGAACCTTCTTTGTTGTAGAAGAAACCTTTTCCGTCGGAGAAGGAATCTCTTTTGTCATATAAGAAAGATTTTTCGTCAGAGGAGAAACCTCTTGTGTCATAGAAGAAACTTTTTTCGTCGGAGAAAGGACCCTTTTCGTTGGAGAAGGAACCTTTTTTGTCAAAGTAGGAACTCTTTTTGTCGAAGCAGTAATCATTTTTGTCTTTACAGACTGATAATTTAGTACTGACTTTCGAGTATTCACCTACAACGAAGAAGCATATTGAATTAAATGGTTGTATAAAACATGGCATCGTATATAAACATTTATATACCAATCTTTTAGGTTCCTTAGTTGTTGTCTTTTGCTGCGAAACTAATTTTGAAATGTGTGCAGACTTAGAAGTAGGTATAGCTTGTATAAAATATTCCCCTTCTCTCTCACGAGTTTTAATACCAGgaacaatatttaaaaaatcagctAGAGTAGGATATCCAAGCTTCTTAAATGGTATATTCTCATCGAGAAGCATCTCATAATCCCCTGAACAGATTTTAATACAAATGTTAGTTAGTTCAATATAAAAACTAAtctactttaaccctttgcggtcaaAGTAGTTCCTTCCTTTTAgtttagaatttattataaGATTGTATAATTGTATGTATTATATAGTTGCACTATATGTGAATGTAATGGAAATTAGCTAAATAAGTTAATTCGAGAGATAACGTTGAATCTTGCTCGATGCTGATacacaaagggttaaagaaggaTTAATATTCTTGTACTTACTGCTTAAGTTATCAAATGTGAGGCCTCCCTTTGAAGCCATTAAACATGCTCGTATATTTTTTATCACTTCGTCTTccattatttctattttatattgtggattttaataacaaaaaataaaatatataacataCAGTTGTAGTAGTCGGTAATAACTTTATTCTACaaacattaattaaaattaatgtaaaCCTGTTGCTGTATAACAAGAATAAGAATTACTAAATTTAATAATTCGGTAATAAATTTCATTTACATATTTACTTTCGACTTACAGGATACGTATTTAGTTAAAAATCAAATTTCATGTTTACGTTTTAAGCATCGCAATGAGCGAATGTTTCGATAAaacataaacaaatgaagaTTCATAACACACTCATTTATATAGTGTCAatctaataaataaattgtaataataacaaattcaaagaaataaattaaatacaaaataaattagTCTTTCCAATAGTTCCTGATGTATCAATCGACAATCGCCGACAACTGACAATCGCGCCGGTACATATTCTAGAACGCggcaaaattgataaatttgTCAGATAAATTCGAACGAGAGGTCAATTTCTATTAATTGTTTGAGATAAAGAAAACACGAAAGTTCTTATTGAAATATGTGCCAAaaatttcttaatattttaatatatcacTATCAATTCGCAAATGTCtgttttcatttttctattccaATGACAAAAATCTTTCATTGCACGATTACTATTCACTACACGTTTCAGCTTGAACGAATTTaagattaaaaattttaattcgagCAAAGATATAACATTGCCTATAAATCAACATAAATATATTTCaacataaataaaaatcttGAAACTTGCTATACAATTCAACAGAATCCGACACCACTATTAGAAGTTTCGAAGTTTGCCTTTCAACAAATGCTGTTCAATTACATATTAGTTTCGTCAGAGATTCAAGAATAATAAATCTATCGCGTAGTCTAAAGTTTTATAATAACTTATTTTGTTGAAATAAAAACATGGCCAACTTGACATCGTATAAATTGATATATAAAACCAATTCTCCATGGCTTTTTAAGGAGTTATTAACGCAAAACCTGAACCAATCAAGCAGCGGATACGGCTTACGAATTTTGGCGCGATAACGAGCTTGACATAAGATTGGTTGTAACAGTGAGACGCCAGCAATATTCGCTCTCTGATCGGAGTAGATTTTTCATTCCTAACTCATTAACGAAATCATAATCAACATTTCagcaaaaaaaattatttcaaatcacACATTTACGGGTGTAACGCGAGTTCTGAAATAccttatatatgtatacacagaCAAATCGAGACATACCTTCTTCTTCAATCATCGCACGTGTAGAAAAAGTCACAAAGACGTCCACTTCGAAACTTCGACAAAACTGAATCACTTCCTGCAGACGTCGATCAGTATTTGGCAACAACTCGATTCATTCTAATAGTCCCTCCTGTTCATCTCTCAAAAGGCCTCTCAACCTCTCGAAGAGGCTCGTTCCTGGATTCCATTTCCATCACACCTTTGTAAGTAGCAGCCAACCTATCACCATTCTGCCTATGTGAGCGGAATTCTTCGCTCGACCAATCGATTCCTTCGTTGCTCTCTGTGCCACATTTCGATGGGCCAATCAGCAGACAGAAGCAAAACAGCGGAACATTTAATGAACAACGAGCAAATACACGTGTTCGAGCCAGCACAATGCTTCCGAGACTCGGACCTTTCCTATTCAATTCCCTTTTTTTATTGTAGGTACCAGCAAATCAAAGCTGCACGACACATGGTGCTTGAGTATACCTATGCAGCTAGATGGGTACAAATATAATTGACTACCCTATATCATCGTTCAAAAATCCGTTAACCGAAATTAAGTTTCCCTTTTACTATGATTTCACTTTCGACCTACCTGGGTTGTGGATGCACCAATCCAGAAATTAGGAAATTAAAAATCAGAGCCAGTCTCTTGGTATAAAATATGCAGAATAATCATATAACTATGAAGCGTGGATATTCTAGAATAATATTTGCTATACAATGCGCACAGTTACATAATTATAGGTGTCA
The window above is part of the Megalopta genalis isolate 19385.01 chromosome 2, iyMegGena1_principal, whole genome shotgun sequence genome. Proteins encoded here:
- the LOC117228044 gene encoding uncharacterized protein LOC117228044 isoform X1 — protein: MIEEEEIMEDEVIKNIRACLMASKGGLTFDNLSRDYEMLLDENIPFKKLGYPTLADFLNIVPGIKTREREGEYFIQAIPTSKSAHISKLVSQQKTTTKEPKRLVNTRKSVLNYQSVKTKMITASTKRVPTLTKKVPSPTKRVLSPTKKVSSMTQEVSPLTKNLSYMTKEIPSPTEKVSSTTKKVPCPIKNVIDTSRMIGSKYTVIATNLRPIKITFYLNNEKPRYIHPIPPTPPSKRLKERQTNAAVWSAQSYYKSKDDCYYKSDEKIYQKPKTVSNNVETCYKSYYRYKGYRDHSPRSSYRSMEEVRKKSYRDRSPRTYSSDKYHYH
- the LOC117228044 gene encoding uncharacterized protein LOC117228044 isoform X2; its protein translation is MEDEVIKNIRACLMASKGGLTFDNLSRDYEMLLDENIPFKKLGYPTLADFLNIVPGIKTREREGEYFIQAIPTSKSAHISKLVSQQKTTTKEPKRLVNTRKSVLNYQSVKTKMITASTKRVPTLTKKVPSPTKRVLSPTKKVSSMTQEVSPLTKNLSYMTKEIPSPTEKVSSTTKKVPCPIKNVIDTSRMIGSKYTVIATNLRPIKITFYLNNEKPRYIHPIPPTPPSKRLKERQTNAAVWSAQSYYKSKDDCYYKSDEKIYQKPKTVSNNVETCYKSYYRYKGYRDHSPRSSYRSMEEVRKKSYRDRSPRTYSSDKYHYH